Within Falsibacillus albus, the genomic segment AACAAGACCACCGGCAGGTAATGCTGAACGTCAATGCAGTCGTCGATCTTACACACGCCTATTTGCCTGGCATGATAGAAAGAGGAACAGGAGCAATCATCAATCTGGCTTCGACCGTTTCATTCCAGCCGGTCCCCCATATGGCTGTCTACGGTGCAACCAAAGCATTTGTTCTTTCATTTTCTGAAGCGATTTGGCAAGAATATCACGATAAAGGCATCGATGTGCTGGCACTTTGTCCAGGTGCTACAGATACGAACTTTTTTGAAACAGCGGGTGATGTTGCCTTTGGGAAGATTCGGACTCCCCATCAGGTTGTCGATACGGCATTAAAGGCGTTGAAAGGAAGAAAGAGCTTTGTTGTAGACGGAAAACGAAATTATTTGACCGCCCAGCTATCAAGAATCCTGCCGCGAAAAACCGTCGTCTCCATTGCTGGGAAATTGGCAAAGCCCGGCAGGAAAATGTGAAATCTTTGATAATGTATTTTTGCAATATGAGCCTGTGGTCCGATTGAAATGTATTAGGATTTGGGGGGAATGACATTGAAAGGGACAATACGAAATTGCTGCAAAACCAAAGAGGGTAAGCCTTTTAACGTAAGAACAGCATTGCCTTCTGACGCAGAGATGATTTTAGAATTCAACAGGGATATTTTTAAGGAAGCTCCATTTTTG encodes:
- a CDS encoding SDR family NAD(P)-dependent oxidoreductase, giving the protein MGKTALITGASSGIGEEFAYRLAQQNVNLVLVARSEEKLNLLADQVKQYGIEATVLPYDLSIEYAGTKVFEMTEALGIQVDMLINNAGFALSGILTDIDPEQDHRQVMLNVNAVVDLTHAYLPGMIERGTGAIINLASTVSFQPVPHMAVYGATKAFVLSFSEAIWQEYHDKGIDVLALCPGATDTNFFETAGDVAFGKIRTPHQVVDTALKALKGRKSFVVDGKRNYLTAQLSRILPRKTVVSIAGKLAKPGRKM